The nucleotide sequence AGAGGTCATTCAGGACATCCAGTCCGTCTTCTGCCAGGTACGCTCCCTGCTTAATCAGCTGATTGGCGCCTGCAGATGCTGCATCAAAAATGGATCCCGGCACAGCAAACACCTGCCTGCCCTGGTCGAGTGCGGTGCTTGCTGTAATGAGTGATCCGCTTTTTGATTTCGCCTGAATCACAACGGTTCCAAGACTCAGCCCGCTGATAATGCGGTTGCGCATCGGAAAGTGCCATTTTTGCGGTCTGGTGTCCGGAGGATGTTCTGAGAGAACTAATTGATGTTCAGTCATCTCGTTGAAAAGAGGCAGATTTTCTTTCGGATAAAAATGATGAAGTCCCCCTCCGATTACACCTATCGTTGGAGCCTGTCTTTCGATTGCTCTCTGGTGGGCCAGAGCATCTATCCCTTTTGCCAGGCCGCTAACAACAGTCCAGCCTGCAGATATAAGGGGATCTGTCACTCGATTTAAAGAATGGGTGCCGTAATTTGTGGGGTTTCTTGTTCCGACAATGCTGATCATTTTTCCGGAAGAAAGCAGGGCTGTGTTGCCTTTGCAGAAGAGAACGGGAGGGGGATCGTGGATTTCCTTCAGAAGGTGCGGGTAGTTTTCATGGCAAAGTGATATGACTTTAATATCACTCGCTTTTAAGCGTGAGATGGCCGCATCCCCATCAAAAGAATAGAAGTCAGTGAGAAAGTGGGGCATAAGGGCATCTGACAGCCTGAAAGCCCGCTGCAGCTCGCTGCTGTTTAGAGAGTAGACGGATATAGGAGGGTCAAGTTTCAGCCACTTCAGCAGCGCCATATGGGTGATGCCTCTGCAATGGGATAAATGGAGAAGTTCTTTCTCTTTTATGTGCATTTTAGTTCCCTTTCTACTATTATATATAGTTTTAATTATGAGTGTTTTTGTCATGATTTGACGAATGGAGGAATGGGAGGAGCAACGGGGGTACATGGTAAAGAAGGGAACAGCGTGAACGCCGTTCCCGATAGATTTATTAATGTGTTTTGCACTTTTCAAGCAGGTTGTTTTCTTTAAGTGCTTCAATAAGTGTTTCACCCATAACGGATGGAGTATCAGCAACTTTGATGCCGCACTCATTCATCGTTTTGATTTTCTCAGCGGCTGTACCTTTTCCGCCTGAAATGATTGCTCCGGCATGTCCCATGCGTTTGCCGGGAGGTGCAGTTTGTCCGCCGATAAAGCCCACTACAGGCTTTGTCATGTTTTCTTTGATCCAGAGGGCAGCTTCTTCTTCTGCTGTTCCGCCGATTTCTCCGATCATAATCAC is from Bacillus sp. FSL H8-0547 and encodes:
- the dprA gene encoding DNA-processing protein DprA, whose product is MHIKEKELLHLSHCRGITHMALLKWLKLDPPISVYSLNSSELQRAFRLSDALMPHFLTDFYSFDGDAAISRLKASDIKVISLCHENYPHLLKEIHDPPPVLFCKGNTALLSSGKMISIVGTRNPTNYGTHSLNRVTDPLISAGWTVVSGLAKGIDALAHQRAIERQAPTIGVIGGGLHHFYPKENLPLFNEMTEHQLVLSEHPPDTRPQKWHFPMRNRIISGLSLGTVVIQAKSKSGSLITASTALDQGRQVFAVPGSIFDAASAGANQLIKQGAYLAEDGLDVLNDLSDQVACAEN